A single genomic interval of Picosynechococcus sp. PCC 7003 harbors:
- a CDS encoding c-type cytochrome, with translation MNKRLVQVIVFVMIVLLLVPLLATPAFGADLDQGTQIFEAHCAGCHLNGGNIVRRGKNLKKRAMEKNGYTSVEAIANLVTQGKGNMSAYGDKLSPEEIQAVSQYVLQQSQTNWKS, from the coding sequence ATGAATAAACGCCTTGTCCAAGTCATTGTCTTTGTGATGATCGTTCTGTTGCTGGTGCCCCTCCTGGCAACCCCTGCCTTTGGTGCCGATCTCGACCAGGGAACCCAGATTTTTGAGGCCCATTGCGCTGGCTGTCATCTCAACGGTGGCAACATTGTCCGGCGCGGCAAAAATCTCAAAAAACGAGCGATGGAGAAAAATGGCTATACCTCTGTAGAGGCGATCGCCAATCTCGTCACCCAGGGCAAAGGCAACATGTCCGCCTACGGTGACAAACTCAGCCCCGAAGAAATTCAGGCCGTCTCCCAGTACGTTCTCCAGCAATCCCAAACCAACTGGAAATCTTAG
- a CDS encoding MBOAT family protein codes for MRLVSFGYGCFLLGTVMSYWGLGRFWPPLQRWLLLLASVLFYGLLQPQFLPLLLGLTALNFFWGKFLARQGPAGDRPQSLRQAFRLWQWQPGYWLGLGIFLNLAVLFGFKYIPFTLENLAWLWPLPGLEQWAIAFQETLIAPLGISFFTFECIAYLVDVYRGAPAAQSLLTFGSYKLFFPKLLSGPITRFHIFAGQGRRTAGLLLDEGVEGLWLIASGAVKKVLIADNLGVFVELCANNLERAGSGDLWLFILAYGLQLYFDFSGYVDLALGSAKLLGFQLPENFDFPYFSTSLAEFWRRWHISLGDWLRNYLYFPLGGSRRGLGRTCANLFVVMFLAGLWHGAAWGYVIWGCLHGLGLGIHRLGQWCARRWLWLERFWASLPGIFGAWLLTQAFVFLSWVPFRLPDGPRAVLVLRHLWRYPGDLQFTQKIYLEGLGLERPGFLVLLGLLLLGMGGTYLVQRQWQLQLNWGLKVALIPLCFYGILIFGPEGNIPYIYFDF; via the coding sequence ATGAGGCTGGTATCCTTCGGCTATGGCTGTTTCCTCCTGGGAACGGTGATGAGCTATTGGGGCTTGGGACGGTTTTGGCCACCATTGCAACGCTGGTTGCTGCTCCTGGCGAGTGTCCTGTTTTATGGCCTGCTACAACCGCAGTTTTTACCATTGCTGCTAGGTTTGACGGCCTTAAACTTCTTTTGGGGGAAATTTCTTGCTCGCCAAGGTCCAGCAGGCGATCGCCCCCAGTCTTTACGGCAAGCTTTTCGGTTGTGGCAATGGCAGCCTGGGTATTGGTTGGGCTTGGGGATTTTTCTGAATCTGGCGGTGCTTTTTGGGTTTAAATATATTCCTTTTACCCTTGAGAATTTAGCCTGGCTCTGGCCTCTGCCTGGACTAGAACAATGGGCGATCGCCTTCCAAGAAACACTGATTGCGCCCCTGGGGATTTCCTTTTTTACCTTTGAATGTATTGCCTACCTGGTAGATGTATACCGGGGTGCGCCCGCTGCCCAATCTCTCTTGACATTCGGTAGTTACAAACTGTTCTTCCCCAAACTCCTGTCGGGGCCGATTACGCGCTTTCATATTTTTGCGGGGCAGGGTCGTAGAACTGCAGGCTTACTGCTCGACGAAGGGGTCGAAGGGCTATGGCTCATCGCCAGCGGCGCGGTGAAAAAAGTCCTCATCGCGGACAACCTGGGGGTTTTTGTGGAACTCTGTGCCAACAACCTCGAACGGGCGGGCAGCGGTGACCTATGGCTTTTTATCTTGGCCTATGGTCTCCAGCTTTATTTTGACTTTAGTGGCTATGTGGATCTAGCCTTGGGCAGTGCGAAATTACTCGGTTTTCAGCTCCCCGAAAATTTTGATTTTCCTTATTTTTCAACGAGTTTGGCAGAATTTTGGCGGCGTTGGCACATCAGCTTAGGGGATTGGCTACGTAACTATCTGTATTTTCCCCTGGGGGGATCCCGGCGGGGTTTGGGGCGCACCTGTGCCAATCTTTTTGTGGTGATGTTTTTAGCCGGATTATGGCATGGGGCCGCCTGGGGTTACGTCATCTGGGGCTGTCTCCATGGTTTGGGCCTAGGAATTCATCGACTAGGGCAGTGGTGTGCGAGGCGCTGGCTGTGGTTAGAGCGTTTTTGGGCGTCGCTACCCGGAATATTTGGGGCATGGCTCTTGACCCAGGCGTTTGTGTTCTTGAGTTGGGTTCCCTTTCGCTTACCCGATGGGCCCCGCGCTGTGCTAGTTCTGCGGCATCTGTGGCGTTATCCGGGGGATCTGCAATTTACCCAAAAAATTTATTTGGAGGGGCTTGGTTTGGAAAGACCTGGTTTTTTGGTGTTGTTGGGCTTGCTCTTGTTGGGGATGGGGGGAACTTATCTGGTGCAGCGCCAGTGGCAACTCCAACTAAATTGGGGCCTCAAAGTGGCGCTAATTCCCCTCTGTTTCTACGGTATTTTGATTTTTGGGCCGGAGGGGAATATTCCTTACATTTACTTTGATTTCTAA